From Paenibacillus sp. V4I7, one genomic window encodes:
- a CDS encoding AAA family ATPase, translating to MGIRNYLIEGVSGTGKTSVCKELQRRGYYAINGDRELAYQGDPETGTRTDGVTHEHHIWHVDKVKALVANQDEAVTLFCGGSRNFSKFIDLFDGVFVLEVDIDTLNRRLDERPENEWGGKKTERELIARLHQTKEDIPKNGIIIDATAPIEHVVDEIVRQCEENKRQRHKNKNAGNIL from the coding sequence ATGGGCATTAGGAATTATCTGATTGAAGGCGTTTCCGGCACCGGCAAAACTTCGGTCTGCAAAGAATTGCAGCGGCGCGGCTACTATGCCATTAATGGTGACCGTGAATTGGCTTATCAAGGCGATCCGGAAACTGGTACACGGACGGATGGCGTCACGCACGAGCACCACATTTGGCATGTAGATAAAGTAAAAGCTTTGGTCGCCAACCAGGATGAGGCGGTAACACTTTTCTGCGGTGGTTCTAGGAACTTTTCGAAATTCATAGATCTATTTGACGGCGTGTTTGTCCTCGAGGTCGACATTGACACATTGAATCGGCGGCTTGACGAGCGACCGGAAAATGAGTGGGGCGGAAAGAAAACGGAACGGGAACTCATTGCGCGATTGCACCAAACGAAAGAAGACATACCGAAAAACGGAATTATAATCGACGCCACCGCACCGATCGAGCACGTCGTTGACGAGATCGTCCGTCAATGCGAAGAAAATAAACGCCAACGACACAAAAACAAAAACGCAGGGAATATTTTATAA
- a CDS encoding carbonic anhydrase yields the protein MDRLYDMLHFNSEFVEKKEFEKYKASRFKDRKMVVVTCMDSRLTDLLPRALNIKDGNSKIIKDAGAIVLHPFGSVMRSVIVAVYELNADEVFVVGHHDCGMSCIDPSETINKMKENGISSDTIDTLESSGINLQQWLHGFDSVEDSVKGSVQTVKNHPLLPKHIPVHGLVIDPETGKLDLIVDGYKHKES from the coding sequence TTGGACCGACTTTATGATATGTTACACTTTAACTCGGAGTTTGTAGAGAAGAAGGAATTTGAAAAATATAAAGCATCTAGATTCAAAGATAGAAAGATGGTTGTTGTAACTTGTATGGACTCAAGGCTTACCGACCTTCTTCCCCGAGCGTTAAATATTAAGGATGGAAATTCCAAAATCATTAAAGATGCTGGAGCGATTGTTTTGCATCCATTTGGCAGCGTTATGCGTAGCGTTATTGTTGCTGTATATGAATTAAATGCCGATGAAGTGTTTGTGGTCGGACATCATGATTGCGGGATGAGCTGTATTGACCCTAGCGAAACCATTAATAAAATGAAGGAGAACGGCATATCTTCCGATACTATCGACACCCTCGAAAGCTCCGGAATTAATTTGCAACAGTGGCTACACGGTTTCGATAGTGTTGAAGATTCCGTCAAAGGAAGCGTGCAAACGGTCAAGAACCATCCCCTCCTGCCAAAACACATTCCAGTTCATGGCCTTGTAATCGACCCGGAAACAGGAAAGTTGGATTTAATAGTTGACGGTTATAAACATAAGGAATCGTAG
- a CDS encoding aminoglycoside phosphotransferase family protein yields the protein MNIELEKLIYALNQRFKTDIIYADCQTMPLQGGTVGNVYLVTGIAESVDGKKLPYRIVLKIQNKWERYGDPGSWRREYDLYSSDLGATFSQALRWPTCYHAELNAEENEYQLWLEYIDGVTGLDLTGDMYEKAALELGRFQGKLYAEQPAVLQSLTNLSHADLMKNTYLHYRSWPVVYDYIRSEDCEFPLHVRQMLIDIDEQADEIFARIEKLPLVLCHRDFWVTNLIYAEGNIALIDWDTSGWGYLGEDLASLIADEPDIDHMVEYYQRCVPAYYKGFSEYAHVSQIADHCVYEIILLVFGYRLVEGYLHTQADDEKTKHVHTLQKIYEMKTNPGWSHLVT from the coding sequence ATGAATATTGAACTTGAAAAGCTGATTTACGCTTTAAACCAACGGTTCAAGACGGATATCATCTATGCCGACTGCCAAACTATGCCGTTACAGGGCGGAACTGTGGGAAATGTGTACCTGGTAACGGGGATCGCCGAAAGCGTGGATGGCAAAAAATTGCCGTACCGTATAGTGCTGAAAATCCAGAATAAATGGGAGCGTTACGGCGATCCGGGCTCATGGCGTCGGGAATATGATCTCTATTCGTCTGACTTGGGAGCGACGTTCTCGCAAGCCCTCCGCTGGCCGACATGTTATCACGCCGAGCTCAATGCCGAAGAAAATGAATACCAGCTGTGGCTGGAATATATCGATGGCGTAACCGGTTTAGACTTGACCGGTGACATGTATGAAAAGGCCGCGCTGGAGTTAGGGCGCTTTCAAGGCAAGTTGTATGCGGAGCAGCCCGCCGTGCTGCAGAGCCTGACCAACCTGAGCCATGCGGATCTCATGAAGAATACGTACCTGCATTATCGGTCATGGCCGGTCGTCTACGATTATATACGCTCGGAGGACTGCGAATTCCCGCTGCACGTGCGGCAAATGCTCATCGACATCGATGAGCAAGCAGACGAGATATTCGCTCGTATCGAAAAATTGCCCCTCGTGCTATGCCACCGGGACTTTTGGGTAACCAACCTGATCTATGCTGAAGGGAATATCGCGCTCATCGACTGGGATACCAGCGGATGGGGCTACCTGGGCGAGGATCTCGCAAGCCTGATCGCAGATGAACCGGATATCGATCACATGGTCGAATACTACCAGCGATGCGTCCCCGCGTATTACAAAGGCTTTTCGGAGTATGCACATGTATCCCAAATCGCCGATCATTGTGTCTATGAGATAATTCTTCTCGTATTCGGGTACAGGCTTGTAGAGGGATATCTCCACACACAGGCTGATGACGAGAAGACGAAGCATGTCCATACTCTCCAAAAAATCTATGAAATGAAGACAAACCCTGGATGGTCACATCTGGTTACATAG
- a CDS encoding CD3324 family protein, whose translation MKYANAVTVFPEKLLKEIQKYIKGGIIYIPSPEETHKKWGQNSGSRKYLDDRNEEIREGYLNGSSIDELSDTFCLSCHSIRKIIYSKK comes from the coding sequence ATGAAATATGCGAATGCAGTTACCGTCTTTCCAGAAAAATTACTAAAGGAAATACAGAAGTATATAAAAGGTGGAATAATATATATCCCCTCCCCCGAGGAAACGCATAAGAAGTGGGGGCAAAATTCAGGAAGTAGAAAATATTTGGATGATCGAAATGAAGAAATCCGCGAAGGATATTTAAACGGTTCTTCGATTGATGAATTATCAGATACATTCTGTCTTTCTTGCCATAGTATAAGAAAAATCATTTACTCTAAAAAATAA
- a CDS encoding class I SAM-dependent methyltransferase, which translates to MDNVKGIWNEWSETWYQRYRTDKAIAKIIQTPESAFHRTTYSMINKALPNLDGKKVCVPSSGDNHAVFAFHLMGARVTSCDISERQIENSSKLARKNGWDIEFICDDTMQLSNIKSDEYDFVYTSNGVHVWINDLNSMYNNIRRTLKSNGAYIMFDIHPFSRPFAIEKEKITVVKPYDSIGPFLIDEVPRLHWRMQDIANAIISSGLCVKHIEEMYAEDGSFWIDESKDEGKSLSKQELNDLCNWKINPMAALPQWFSIHAVK; encoded by the coding sequence ATGGATAATGTAAAAGGAATATGGAATGAATGGTCTGAAACATGGTATCAAAGGTATAGAACAGATAAGGCGATAGCAAAAATAATACAAACCCCTGAATCGGCATTTCATCGTACAACATATTCAATGATTAATAAGGCCTTGCCGAATTTGGATGGAAAGAAAGTATGTGTTCCTTCAAGTGGAGATAACCATGCAGTCTTCGCTTTTCATTTAATGGGGGCAAGGGTTACATCGTGCGACATATCGGAAAGACAAATAGAAAACAGCTCGAAGTTGGCTCGAAAAAATGGATGGGACATTGAATTTATATGCGATGATACTATGCAACTAAGTAACATTAAAAGTGATGAATATGATTTTGTATATACATCGAATGGAGTCCATGTTTGGATTAATGATTTAAACTCCATGTACAACAATATAAGAAGAACTCTTAAAAGCAATGGTGCGTATATCATGTTTGATATTCACCCATTTAGTCGCCCTTTTGCTATAGAAAAAGAGAAAATAACTGTAGTAAAGCCATATGACTCAATTGGACCTTTTCTTATAGATGAGGTTCCAAGACTTCATTGGCGTATGCAGGATATAGCGAATGCTATTATTTCATCAGGTCTATGTGTTAAGCATATCGAAGAAATGTATGCAGAGGATGGCTCATTTTGGATCGATGAGTCAAAAGATGAAGGGAAATCGCTCTCAAAACAAGAACTAAATGACTTGTGTAACTGGAAAATAAATCCCATGGCAGCCCTTCCTCAATGGTTTTCGATACATGCAGTTAAGTAA
- a CDS encoding phosphotransferase enzyme family protein, with product MDKKIKQLFNQDILRQAAERYGIHEDSMIELNGFQNFVYSGLVGDREVILRITHITHRNETLTKAELDFVMFLAEFGVKVARPVQSLTGDLLHTIDDAFVVTAFEKVSGRNAKIAEESNTFYENIGQFVGKIHKLSLHYTPQHLRYEWNNNALLASFKKYCPSELYNSFDRLIGEVSALSKDKYTYGLIHGDISCGNYLNDGDKAHIIDFDEAEYSWFVSDIATPLFYEIPIPWVVDGEIRKEITKRFFSNFLNGYCKENTISQVWLEKIPLFIDLRQARVLSALYRSRDFNAPDWSEWNEQARRFYYFNLLNNTPYIDMDFSRM from the coding sequence ATGGATAAGAAGATTAAACAGCTATTCAATCAAGATATATTGAGACAAGCCGCGGAACGTTATGGTATACACGAAGACTCAATGATCGAATTAAATGGGTTTCAAAACTTCGTTTACTCTGGATTGGTCGGAGATCGTGAAGTTATTCTAAGAATTACCCATATCACACATCGGAATGAAACATTAACGAAAGCGGAATTAGACTTTGTCATGTTTTTGGCGGAGTTCGGTGTAAAAGTAGCTAGACCGGTTCAGTCTTTAACGGGTGATCTTCTTCATACAATTGATGATGCTTTTGTTGTGACAGCCTTTGAGAAAGTCTCTGGCAGAAATGCAAAAATTGCCGAGGAGAGCAATACTTTTTATGAGAATATAGGTCAATTTGTTGGAAAGATACATAAGCTTTCACTTCACTATACCCCCCAACATTTACGTTATGAATGGAATAACAATGCTTTACTAGCCTCATTCAAGAAATATTGTCCGTCAGAATTATATAACAGTTTCGACCGTTTAATCGGGGAAGTTAGCGCTCTTTCCAAGGATAAATATACATACGGCCTTATTCATGGGGATATTAGCTGCGGTAATTATCTAAATGATGGGGATAAGGCCCATATTATCGACTTTGACGAGGCGGAATACAGCTGGTTTGTATCTGATATTGCTACACCATTATTTTACGAAATACCTATCCCGTGGGTTGTGGATGGTGAGATAAGGAAGGAGATAACAAAGCGCTTTTTTTCCAACTTCTTGAACGGCTATTGTAAAGAAAATACTATCAGTCAAGTATGGTTAGAGAAAATACCTTTATTTATCGATTTAAGACAAGCCAGAGTTTTATCCGCGCTATATAGAAGCAGAGATTTTAACGCTCCTGATTGGAGTGAATGGAATGAACAAGCTCGACGCTTCTATTATTTCAACTTACTGAATAATACACCATATATTGATATGGACTTTTCGCGAATGTAA
- a CDS encoding GNAT family N-acetyltransferase, whose translation MVSIIQMKLDDSYKIRDIDRSETIELIYKCKDGVLEEIKARHECPNWKEDNYQEIISRYEFELSNGGTAFGAFDRDKLIGFGVLANKFRGRENNQLQIDLMYVTRKYRRQGIGSQIIDSLSKVAIEKGAKYLYISSTETESAVKFYSSWFRHYLRNR comes from the coding sequence ATGGTTTCAATAATTCAAATGAAACTTGATGATTCATATAAAATTCGTGATATTGACCGGTCGGAAACAATCGAGCTGATTTATAAATGTAAGGACGGAGTTCTTGAAGAAATAAAAGCAAGGCATGAATGTCCAAATTGGAAAGAAGACAATTATCAGGAGATAATTTCACGATATGAATTTGAACTATCTAACGGCGGTACGGCTTTTGGAGCATTTGATAGAGATAAATTGATTGGGTTTGGAGTCTTAGCAAATAAGTTTAGAGGTAGAGAGAATAATCAACTTCAGATAGACCTGATGTATGTGACACGTAAGTATCGAAGACAAGGAATTGGTAGCCAAATTATCGACTCACTAAGTAAAGTAGCGATTGAAAAAGGTGCGAAATACTTATATATTTCTTCAACTGAAACTGAATCTGCAGTGAAGTTTTATTCAAGTTGGTTCCGCCATTACCTCAGAAATAGATGA
- a CDS encoding carboxypeptidase-like regulatory domain-containing protein, translating to MKLISRCIRSSVIVLVLILSAYDYVEASPASGMVEATMNFKVSYVLEGYGMKEKPFSDESVKPIPNARLIVINSNGDIVANGITDNKGEWNVNISPPIDPRFPSKKMGVVTVITVADGFNEFIKFVVPVNEHGDGVGAASISLRPIRPDARNEPSFDATFHRFTVFGMLDYYANKVGLVKQKPIKGAEGFGEVDMPWSATLN from the coding sequence ATGAAATTGATTTCTCGTTGTATTAGAAGCAGCGTGATTGTGCTAGTTCTTATTTTGTCTGCTTATGATTACGTTGAAGCAAGTCCGGCAAGTGGCATGGTTGAAGCAACCATGAATTTTAAAGTTTCATATGTATTAGAAGGATACGGAATGAAGGAGAAACCTTTCAGTGATGAATCAGTTAAACCTATACCTAATGCGCGTCTGATTGTGATTAACAGTAATGGTGATATCGTAGCCAATGGAATAACAGACAATAAAGGGGAGTGGAACGTCAATATTAGTCCTCCAATTGATCCGCGTTTTCCATCAAAGAAAATGGGCGTAGTGACCGTTATTACCGTGGCAGATGGGTTTAATGAGTTCATTAAGTTTGTTGTACCAGTAAACGAACATGGAGATGGAGTAGGTGCGGCTTCAATCTCTCTTAGACCAATCAGACCTGATGCCCGTAATGAACCCTCATTCGACGCTACGTTTCATCGTTTTACTGTTTTTGGGATGTTGGATTACTACGCCAATAAAGTCGGGCTTGTAAAACAGAAACCGATTAAAGGTGCAGAAGGCTTTGGTGAAGTTGATATGCCTTGGAGTGCAACGTTAAATTGA